Within the Hippoglossus stenolepis isolate QCI-W04-F060 chromosome 2, HSTE1.2, whole genome shotgun sequence genome, the region CTTAAAAGGTTCATCAGTGGATCTACACTGCTCAGCTCAACTTCCCAAATCAAGCATGAAATGGTTCACTGTTCGCTGGGAGGACAACAAGAAGGTTCCAGATCAAATCTTTGCAGATGGAAAACGTGTGAACATATCTGAAGAGAGCAACTTCACTATTACGATCAATGATCTGAGAGAGAGTGATAAAAACACTTACTGTTGTAGTGACGTTGATGACAAACGAGATAAATGCCAGAGGGGAGAAATTCAGCTCCTTGTTGCAGGTACAGTGgttcagttatttattattaatttattactgCAAAAATTACATCAGTGCATtaattcttgttttattcaacatCCTCTCAGACCTGCAGGTGAAGGTGTTTCCTGCCACAGGAGAAAAGACGGTGTCactgatgtgcagcagcagttgtccTCTGACTGAAAGCCCTGTGGTCTATATCTGGTACaagaacacagagtttctctatCAGGACTCGTCTCCTTGGTACCAGGAGCTAATCAGCAGCGAGGAATCAGTCACATACTCCTGTGCTCTCAAAGGCTACGAGCATCTCAGAGCCCCTGAAGTCTCAGTGGGTGAGTGACAACATGTGGCTCCGTATCCTGGTGCCTTGAATTGTAAAGCTTGTGAAACACTGTTCACCACAGAATGTCGTTCTTCTTTTGTCCAGCTTCTCTCACATCAGCCTGCTTCACTGTGACCTATGCTAAAGGCAGAATGTGCTCAAATCAGCAGAGACCAGAAGATGAGCCGTGCTCCATCACATATCCCAGAGGtgaagtttcacaaataattacatgcaaacacactcccaACCCCATACGTCTAAACcctttaaataatgttttcacaatttaaaagaTCTACAGTGTTTCACCAGAGATCGTTAGTTACCTTACACGTTGAAGCCCGGTCATactgaggtcctggttagggACCATGAGATATGAGTTCTGGTTGGGTTAAGGTTCGGCATGAATTGGTCAAgaatgtaaacatgtgtgtgtatgtgtatgtgtacaaaTTAACTAAAGAAagcatggatggattttcactcATCATTACGTGGCAGGGATTATCCAGTAACTATTTGGTCACTCAAGTTATTAGCCCATCTCGATTAACGTGGCAGAGATGAAGTGGTgagaagcagtttgtttttttattctctcccaACAGAAGTACATGTTCAAAAGACTGAAGCAGATCAGTATTTCAAACTGGCCTGTAACACCAGCTGTCCACAGACGGAAGCTCAAACCATCACATggtacagaaacagaaaattgGAGCCGGAACCACGATCAGTTCCCAGCTCCTCTCATGACTCTTACTCCTGTGCTGTAGAGCACTTGCTCTCAGATGAAGTTTGTGAGTATGAGCCTGTTTGTGGTCTGTTATAATTCATAAAAGATTTGAGTCAAGAGCCGTAAAAAGGAGCAAGATAAactgtttgatgatttgtttaaaatctcTGTTTCAGGTATTCAGGATCAAAACTGCTTCAGAGTGAATTATGTCAACAGGAGGATCTGTGCTCTGCAAGGTTCCTCAGTGAACATCTCCAGTGAATACTCGGATCCTTACAACCTGCAGTGGAAGTTTAAATCGTGGTATAAGAACAGGAGAAGTGATATGGCAGCTGGTGAAGAGCTGATAAAGAGTACAGATCGTATTAAGTTTCATGGAGTGATGAATAGCCACATCctgacaataaaacattttccgTTTGTAAAATATCAGCATTAGCATGGACAAGGTGATGTATGGAACATGATAACTGTTCCTGTCATTATCTCTGCATTGCACTTACTGTACGTTGAGGGCATCAGTTTGCTGTGCAGCTTCCTGTGATGCACATCTCCAGCTTCTTGATGCCTCAACAGCACATTTGAGAGCCCTGACAAACAGTCACTGCCTGTTTTAGGAAGCAGGAAGTTTTAGTTTCAGTGACCAGTCTGTTAAAACTACATTACTGACTGGTACTCTTCACTGTGCATCAACAACCCTTAAATAAATACTACTACTTCTGTGAAATGTTGGGATCATGACTTAATCAAGGTTACAACAAAATGTTCTGTGCAGTTATTGACTGCGGTCAAGGCAGCCGACACTCGCGCCTCTGTGGTCAAATCAGCCGACACGGAAATTCCACTGCACTCATATCCTGACATTTATGGTAAACGCATCCAAACCACCCAGAACGGGAACGGCAACGGAGTACTCGAAGTTAGAGGAAGAACACATGTGGGCCTACGTccgttttcaaaataaactgctgACATGGAGCCTATACAAAATgcataattgaaaataaatttatTGGATTATATTCACAAGAAGTATATATCGTCTTACCTGTGTCATTTTTATGAATAGCATTTTGACTATcaattaagagattttacaaGATAAAAGTCACACATTTTTAGCTTCAAGTAGCtaatttctggatattttaaaGTACTATGAAAAGACTTTGCTCAATAGTGTTCAGGACCTCTCAGACTACCcacatactgaatatcaaacatttttactgtatagattaagagattttacaaagtaaagtGAACATGGTGTTTatcctcgtgttgttcctgggtcggattgacccagagtgtgtgtgtgtgtgtgtgtgtgtgtgtgtgtgtgtgtgtgcgtgcgtgcgtgtgtgcgtggtgagtgcgtgtgatcatacgcaagccctggccggtcagggttagggttagggtgacccaaggattgtcattatccaattctcctggggtaattgagaccaatggattgtcattctcgattctcctgggggtcatttagaccccagAGAGggctgtggtgctctgtggggtcatttagacccacacctgattccaattgaaatctagggggtacattagacccacatagaATTCTCTCTGTGCCACTCtccggaccatggcacgatgtcacgtcaggagcgtttcaccaggAACAGGTTCTCCAGCAGGTATTCtccagcaaccatcctctgaacccgaagaggacgcgaaagagccagaccgagaagcggacggacaaggagatggagaagcagaccgagaagaagacagagaggacggcgaTGACGGCGACGCACGACGAAGacgacgaagactacgacccagtgggtgatgcttctgcagatttgtcatccttggaagaagaagaagaagaagaaggacaagaccacggcgacaccaccaccaccaccagactcgtggaaagagcgaccttcccgtcaagaaatgggaaataacatggtctTCGggggcgtacggccgagaggagcgccactgctcctcctcctcctcctcctcctctctctgcggCTCAGCGGGGTCCCCAGGgcccaaagaaaaacaggaacgtggtgctcctgaacacacggcaccctgaggccgacatcagcgaccgcggggacgggaaaccggtcatcgtcctggactacaaccgcaacaaaggtggcgtggacaacctagacaaggtgatcggaacgcacagctgcaggaggatgaccgcgcgctggcccctggtcgtctttcacaacattctcaacgtctcttcctacaacgccttcgtgatatggagagatcAACCCCGACTGGATGCCAGGCAAGCGGAACAAACGGAGGGTGTTCCtcgagcagctgggaaaggctctcgtgactccgttcatcgcacgaagggagcgcatcccccgcacggaagcgtccgccgcggttgtgaaggctgtaaaagccgctGCCGCCACACAGAGAGCTCTTGATCACGACGCTCGACCgagcgtccggcctcctccatagccctagcagcagccccgctcggggcgagtaagaggaagaggtgtcagatatgccccaggaaaaaggactgtaaaactcacaccgtgtgccgcgggtgtaacaaatacatctgcaagggctgctcacttgtctattgccctacgtgtgcgtcctaatatggaGTGGGCTATGTggggggccaacagccggggaagcagggacaacacaagggttatgNNNNNNNNNNNNNNNNNNNNNNNNNNNNNNNNNNNNNNNNNNNNNNNNNNNNNNNNNNNNNNNNNNNNNNNNNNNNNNNNNNNNNNNNNNNNNNNNNNNNTAAacagctgccattgttgttgttttctggtgtctgctcattacacaaagcaacagtcgGCACTGTGAAGTAAACTGTGACACTCACTTTCCAAAatgctctgttttgttttcacacatggaTAAACAGAAACCAGGTTCTTCAAAAATCTGCACTATTGGAAGGTGTTTGTATAAATCTCCATATTAGTGAGTTAAAATGCCGTTTGCATTTAGATGAGAggcccaaacacagaggaaaaattTAATTTAGCAAAATATCAGCATTAGCATGGACAACATTCTCGGCTGGCCCCTCAAACAGAGTTCGTCAACATTATGTTATAATTCTTACAGCAACGAAAGATAGGaagtgtaaaaaacattttaatttcaaattaagttcatttaaaaaaaacttaaacaaaGAACCTTAAAACCTTctgattttcaaaatataaatataaacaacaataaaactgtcaacGAATAAACGTCACGTTAATTCCAAGTGACagcaaacaagcacacaactgcagctgaaactgaggTCTGACTGActgcgtggatggtaaaaactttaggGATGATAGTGCAGGCACAtggcaaatagtgctgcaaaTTGCACGACACAAAACGATACAATGCAGCAATGTGGCAAAACACCAATCTAGAGATTCCATGTTACAACAATAAGAGAAGCTTAAAAATGGTTTGgttgatgatgaaaatgtggTGGAACAAACTACAATCTGGTGGCCGCCACCGTCTGGATAATTAACTGGAAACGCTGCTTTGACATATTACATAATACTtattagccttggtggaggtatggaCTGTCAGAGCAACATTCTAGTTTCAAATTAGTTTAATGTTAGCAACAGCTAAGAAACTTGTTAAAAGGCAAAGGGAGATGGAACTCTAGGTTTATTATGTTACATCCAAAACACTTCCATGATTATTAAGAGACTATTGCTGCTTACAAATGAAACTTGTGAGTTTGTGGTTATGACATCATGTACATGGTGTTTAAGTTGTGAGAACATTGCTGCAAGGCAAAGCTTTACTGACGTTACTGTCAGTATCTAGAAGCCACAGTTACACAATCTAGAACGTTAGCAGGCGAGTCacataaaagaggaaatgtatagaactctttttttaaactaagaaTAATGAGGAAGCGATTTCTTACAAGTTGAGATCTGATAAACAGtctcaaacagacaaacagaccatTCTGACTtcagtctttcattttctctgtgataGATTTTTACCATTTAAAGTTTCAATTTTTTATGAGCTTTCATTTAAAGTCATACTTTCTGTTGAGAAGCTGAAGACAACACTGGCCATGTTGTCGGcaggagctgaatgtgtgttcaTGGGTTT harbors:
- the LOC118125880 gene encoding uncharacterized protein LOC118125880 encodes the protein MLSAGAECVFMGLFLYISGVRAKSICALKGSSVDLHCSAQLPKSSMKWFTVRWEDNKKVPDQIFADGKRVNISEESNFTITINDLRESDKNTYCCSDVDDKRDKCQRGEIQLLVADLQVKVFPATGEKTVSLMCSSSCPLTESPVVYIWYKNTEFLYQDSSPWYQELISSEESVTYSCALKGYEHLRAPEVSVASLTSACFTVTYAKGRMCSNQQRPEDEPCSITYPREVHVQKTEADQYFKLACNTSCPQTEAQTITWYRNRKLEPEPRSVPSSSHDSYSCAVEHLLSDEVCIQDQNCFRVNYVNRRICALQGSSVNISSEYSDPYNLQWKFKSWYKNRRSDMAAGEELIKSTDRIKFHGVMNSHILTIKHFPFVKYQH